The sequence GCGCCTCGTCGAACGCGATCGAGCTGACCAAACGGCATCCGACGGTGTCGCTCAGCAAACAGGGGGCGGTCCACGGCAATCTGCGCGTGAACCTGTCCTGGCGCATGCGCACATCGGACATCAGCGGCCGCTCCGGCCAGAGCGGCCAGCTCTTCCGGCATCCGTTCAAACTGTTCAAGCCCGACATGGTGCAGGCGCACACCCAGGGCATGGTCAACGTCGACCTCGACATGGGCTGTCTGTACGAGCTGACCGACGGCACCCGCGGCGCCGTGCAGCCGCTGGGGAACCTGCTGGGCGACCTCAACGACCCGCCGTTCGTCAAGCTCAGCGGGGACGACCGGTTCGGCTCGGCGTCGGGGGAGACCCTGTACGTCAATCTCGACCACGCGGAGGAGATCAAGCGTCTGCTGGTCTTCGTCTACATCTACGACCAGACCCCGGCCTTCGACCGGACGCACGCCATGGTGACCCTCTACCCGGTCACCGGGCCGCGGATCGAGATCCCGCTGGACGAGCGGCACCCGCAGGCCCGCTCCTGCGCGGTGGTCTCCCTGGAGAAGGTCAAGGGCGAGCTCGTCGTGCGGCGCGAGGTGAAGTTCGTCTACGGGTTCCAGGCCGAGCTGGACCGGCTGTACGGCTGGGGGCTCCAGTGGGGGCGGGGCTACAAGAGCACCAAGGCCTGACGGCCGCGCCCCCGGCCCCGGCGGCCGGCTCCGCCCCGGCGGCCCGCCCGGCGCGGTGCGGGCCGCCGGCCCCGGCTCAGCGGCGGATGAACTGGGGGCCCTGCACCGGCAGCCGGAAGGCCGGGTCGCCGCCCGGACCGGGAACCGGGGCCGGGGACACCGGCTGCGGGTACCCGTAGGCGGGCTGGGCGGCCGGCGGGGCCTGGGTGGGCGGCGCCGGGGTCCGGGGCGTCGGCGGGGCCATCGCGGCCGTCTGCTCGGCGGTGGGCCCGGCCGTCGGGCTCGCGGCGGGTTCGGCGGAGGCGTCCGGGGCGTTCTCGTCGACCGAGATGCCGTGGTCGGTCGCCAGCCCCACCAGGCCGTCGGAGTAGCCCTCGCCCAGCGCGCGGAACTTCCACCCCTCGCCCCTGCGGTACAGCTCCCCGCAGATCAGCGCCGTCTCGGCGCCGGTCTCGGGCCGTACGTCGAAGTAGGCCAGCGGTTCGGAGCCGCCGGTCGGGGTGGCGTCGTAGAGCAGGATCCGCAGGTCGCGCACGTGCTCGAAGGGGACGTCCTCGGCGGAGGCGACCACCAGGATCCGGTCCACCATCGGGGTCACGGCGCGCAGGTCGGCCTGGACGGCGTCGGTGATGCCGTCGCCGAGCTGCTTCTTGCCCAGGCGC comes from Streptomyces sp. NBC_01408 and encodes:
- a CDS encoding TerD family protein; amino-acid sequence: MTHAMQKGSNIPVTAVAVRAVLRWTDGPDVPDVDASALLVGPDGRVRSDEDFVFYNQPRHPSGAVWRLGKKQLGDGITDAVQADLRAVTPMVDRILVVASAEDVPFEHVRDLRILLYDATPTGGSEPLAYFDVRPETGAETALICGELYRRGEGWKFRALGEGYSDGLVGLATDHGISVDENAPDASAEPAASPTAGPTAEQTAAMAPPTPRTPAPPTQAPPAAQPAYGYPQPVSPAPVPGPGGDPAFRLPVQGPQFIRR
- a CDS encoding Tellurium resistance yields the protein MGFFDGILGSRAVQFQSGSASSNAIELTKRHPTVSLSKQGAVHGNLRVNLSWRMRTSDISGRSGQSGQLFRHPFKLFKPDMVQAHTQGMVNVDLDMGCLYELTDGTRGAVQPLGNLLGDLNDPPFVKLSGDDRFGSASGETLYVNLDHAEEIKRLLVFVYIYDQTPAFDRTHAMVTLYPVTGPRIEIPLDERHPQARSCAVVSLEKVKGELVVRREVKFVYGFQAELDRLYGWGLQWGRGYKSTKA